From the Mus musculus strain C57BL/6J chromosome 10, GRCm38.p6 C57BL/6J genome, the window ACTTttggctatttttattttctaagtaatATTTCTAAGATGATATACTCTTTCGTTTAAGAAACACCATCTGTGTCTTCTCATCTGCATCCTCATCTCCTCTTATAAGGGCACCAGACATTGGAAGTTTTAGGATTGTACTTTCAATTTCCCTTTAAAAGCTCTGTTTCCAAATAAAAGTCTCATTCTGAAGTGATCAGACAGAAAACAGGTCAGCCCATAATGTTGAATTCTTAATGTGACTGAGGAAATAAGGTGGATTTCTTTCCTGGTTCTCcctgcaccccaccccacaagacagggtttctctgcagactaggctgcctccacctctgaagtTCTGGAATTGaagacttgtgccaccactgcacacCTACGTTCccatgtctctttttttttttttttttttttttaagatttatttatttattatacgtaagtacactgtagctgtcttccgacactccagaagagggcgtcagatctcattatgggtggttgtgagccaccatgtggttgctggtattcaaactcaggaccttcggaagagcagtcaaccactgagccatctctccagcccctctttgttttcttttaaatgttttacatgcataattatatatagagagagtttgGTTTTTCAGgttggggtttctctgtgaagccctagttgtcttagaactcactctgtagaccaggctggtctgcttctttctttctgtaattGTGTGTTGTGCCTGCCTGGCTCATTGATATTTTTTGTGTGAATGGttgtggttttatgtagagttgtctggggttttttggggtttttttgtttgcttgtattttctttctttttggtttttgtgagacagggtttctctgtatagccctggctgtcctggaactcactttgtagaccaggctggcctcgaacttagaaatccgcctgcctctgcctcccgagtgctgggattaaaggcgtgtgtcaccacgcctggcttctttctcaaaTCTAATCCACCTTACACTAAGAAACCTCACTGCCTGGCTATAAAAACTTTGTCAGGTGgttgtggcatacacctttaaacagaagcaggtggaaccctgaattcaaagccagcctgggtgtgCCACATGAGATCCTATGGGGATCAAGGCAAAAAAGAGGGCTGGCTGGCAGGGAAAAATCTTGACATTTTCTGCCATCcaaacaacctgagtttgatttctagaacccacaagactgaaggaaagagccAACTACTGCAACTAGTTCTGTGGCTTTACAGGCCCATTGCTGGGTACCTGtttatgtatacataaaaagaaatgtttaaacagAACTATAAAAACAATACCAACTGATTATATCAGTAATAAATTTTATAAGGGAAAGGGGTATTTGAAATCTGATATCAAATCAAGCTGAACAAGTGATGTACACTTGTTAAATTCAAGACACAGGGGCATATAGTTAATATGAAAAACTCAAGACATCTGCCAATAGGTACTAACAAGatagtgtttattttattctggCTCGCTATTGTCTTTTGAAATTGGGGCACTACCATATGTCATTTTTCTAGACTTTATATTATTTGCTGTGTATACATCTACCACTGGACATGTTTGGAAGTCAAGACAACTTGCAGGTGTTTTCCAAAACTGGGTGCATCTCAGGGGCCACCTCAAGTAGTAGAGCTTGGCTACATACACATGGTCCCTCCTATGGTTTTGTGTGCGTATGTGCGTTTTGTCTATTgactttggatcccctggaactggggttacacctggttgtgagctgacatgtgggtgctggttaTTGAGCCCAGATCATctacaagagtagcaagtgctctccagcccttgttcttGTTCTGTGGAACAATAGCCTGGTGTGTACTCTGAACCATCCTAAAATTGCAGTCCGCTTACCTTAGTCTCCTGCAGTCTGGGATGACTAACACCTTGCTGTATACTTTTGTTCTAGGCTGTAGTATATAAAACCCAGACCCTgcatatgctaggcaaacattaTGCCACTGCGATATGTCCCTGTTAATTCCCAGTTACTAATGTTGAAAGCAGGAttgtaaaataatacatttatttGAAGGTGCCTAAGTTCTCTTTATAATTAAATCTGTGTCTTAGTTGTAGTAGTGATGGTTTAAAGAATTATCACCTCGTGATTGACTGGCATTAAATGTTAGATCTTAGCTTCAAGTCCTGTTAACCATGATGAAAGGGGGGTTATTTTTGGGTTGGGtggtgttttgtgtgtttatttttggcttcgtttgattctttttttttttttttttttttttttgagatatatatatatttttttctgtatagacttggctgtactggaactcactctgtagatgagaccaggctgggctcaaaacTCAGAGGTTCCACTGCCTTCCTACTTACTGCTTGAGCCGCTACcacctggtttgtttgtttccaaagcCTACTTTTTGTCCTATGATAAATGAATGGCATTGTGTGGGTAGGGCAAGGAACGATCAGGTATTCAAGGCCAATGTGGGCTACTTAAGAGCCCTGCCTCATTCCCTCATCTCCCAGAATAAACTCCCTATTAGGAAAGTTTTAAGTCTTCCTGAAAGTACTTTGTTGAAGCCTTTGGAATGTAAGATAAATGTAAAGTGAAATTTAAACTTGTGATggagaagagaaataaatgaCTGTTAAATATGAAGTTATAAATACTCAAAGAATTCCTTTTTGAATTTATCATTTTCTCTACTTATAGGCAGCCTGCTTCTGCAAAGTGGTACGATCGAAGGGACTATGTATTCATTGAATTTTGTGTTGAAGACAGTAAAGATGTTAATGTAAACTTTGAAAAATCCAAACTTACTTTCAGGTAATTTGCCTTTTGTCTTATTTAAGGTGTCtattattactgtgatgaaacaccatgatgtTGGGTGGAAATGGATTATTGGGCTTATGGATCCACTGTTAATCATCaaaggaagtggaagcaggacaGAGGACATggtggggtgctgcttactggcttgctcagcctttcttACAGAATCCTGGGGTGGgggcacccacaatgggctgggccctttcctatcaatcactaagaaatgtACTATAGTATAGGCCTTCTTACAGTCTGAtcttatagaagcattttctcCTTTGAGGCTCCTGTCTCTAGGATTGTGTAGAATTGACATGAACTAGCCAGCCACCTTTCTACATCTGTGTTACCCAAAGCTTACTGTATGTAACTGGCTTTCtaatctctttctctgtctcacttttttttttttttttagttgtcttGGAGGAAGCGATAATTTTAAGCATTTAAATGAAATTGATCTTTTTCATTGTATCGATCCAAATGTAAGTACCATTGatgctttttttctgatttaaatgatgagaagctgggcGTGCTGCTGTTATCTTAGGGTTTGTTGCTGTGAGGAAACCATGACATGGCAGTTTTTATAAAGGGAAACGGGCTGGTTTCCAGCTCAAGGATTCAGTCCATTGTTGTCACAGAGGGAAGCATGATGGCATGTAGGCAGATAATTGTGCCAGAGAAGTAACTAAGGGTTCTACACctggagaggcaggaagagacATCAAAGCCCACCTGAAGAGGCACACTCCCCCCAATAGTGCCACCCTTCTCAACAATGCCAGTCCCTATGAGCCTGTGAGGCCACTTTCATTTAAACTACCACAATAATAAACATTAAATCTTAAATCTGCTTAGCCTAACAGTTTAGACACTCAGCAACCTCTCTTCCTACATATTTTTTATTCTGTCACTGGCAAAATGACAGTACCTTTgaaatctttctatcttctatcAGAAATTTTGAGTAGCCAAAAAGCTTGTttggaaagaaattttaaaaaatgaatcaggCTTGTGGCTATAAGCTGAAAGTTTAGGAAGTAGTAGCAACTCAGAAAAGCTTTGCCTATGTAGGAAAACCACCTCAGAGGAAAGAGACAAAACTTTGTGTAGAGGATCCCTCAAACACTCAGGGGGCTAATTGTGGAGGATCTTGGGTTCAAGACTGGGCTGCACAGTAACAACCAAATTATGAAGGTCCAGCTCTGTTACAGAGAACTTTCCTAGCATGTTTCAAGGTCCTAAATATTATCCCTTAGCAGTATGGTGGGAGGGCTGTTTTTATCATAGCAGAGAGATGAGTGATATGATGCTTTTGTTGTAGGATTCCAAGCATAAAAGAACAGACAGATCGATTTTATGTTGTTTGCGAAAAGGAGAATCCGGCCAGTCATGGCCTAGGTTAACAAAGGAAAGGGCAAAGgtaggttgggttttttgttttgttttggtttctgtttgattgttttaatgttttaagaattaaaaataggtGTCTTTTACTCCTGCTTCTTTCGCTTGCCTCTTGCCCCTttgctctccctttctccccattccgtcttgccccctcccctctccaagTGGTCATGGTTGGCCTCtacttctccactttctcctctgcttttctctgcttctgctattctcttaactcccctccctatgTCCTGAATAAGCTCTAttctgtactttaaaaaaataaaataaaaatagggcaAAGAGCTGgctaagaggttaagagcactcactgtctgctctttggaaggtcctgtgttcaattctcagcaaccacatggtggctcacaaccatctataatgagatctagtgccctcttctggcctgtaggcAGAATCTTTTTAAGcctaaaaatacttttttttttttggcttttctagacagggtttcactgtatagccctggctgtcctggaactcactttgtaaactcagaaatccacctgcctctgcctcctgagtgctgggattaaaggcgtgtgccaccactcccggcaatacatttttataattgtaaaaaagcTGGTGTTCTATACTTGGCATTCTCATCAAATGTCATAAAATCAGACCGTAGTTgattaggatcttttgcattggAGAGACAAActtttgcatcaggtgtggtggcacacttgaGGCTAAGGCAGAAAGGTTGTGACATCAAGACTAGCTTGCCTGGGTTTCTTAGTTACTATTGATGTGACGAAACACCATTTGaaacaatttggggaggaaagagtttatttataTTGCTTATACTTCATATTCTTAGTCCATCATAGCAGAgcaagaacttggaggcaggagctgctagtccatggagggtgctgcttgcttctcatggcttgtcCAGCCTctgtttcttatagaacccaggactgccagcACAGGGATGACCCCCACCCCAAGTGAGCTCGGCccttcaatcactaattaagtaaatgccttacatctggatcttacgatggcatttttctcagttgggttccctcctctcagaggaCTGTAACCAGTGTTGAGGTGACAAATTAGCCAGCATACTGATAAGTTACTTGGTTACTGTAGGGGAGCAAAGTTTAGTGACATTCAAGATTCAAGGAACTGAGGATAGGCTGGCAGGGTGAAGGTGATTAACTGCCAAACCTGAAGGCCTGAGTTCTGATCACAAGATGGTACAAGGGGAGAGTATGTTAGAAACAGGATATttctttgaatttgaggccagccaagtaCCTTCATAGTGAGGTACTGCGTAGACTGTAAACAGTGGCACTGGGGTATCTCAGTTGACAGAATACCTAATATGCACAAAGCTGTAGGTTGGAAACAACCTAACAGCATGACCTATAATCCATCTCTAAAGACGGATTAATAGTTGAATGTTAGCCTTTGTAAATTGGATTAATTCCAGGTATCATGCAATACTTCCCAATAAATGTTTTTGTATGAAAGGTTAAATTGGACAGTCAAAAATGATTCCTGGAGCCAGtctgtggtggcgcaggcctttaatcccagcactagggaggcagaggcaggcagatttctgagttccaggccagcctggtctacaaagtgagttccaggacagccagggctacacagagaaaccctgtctcggggggaagAAAAATGATTCCTTGACTTATTACCCCTCTTGGTTTcttgtggatttttctttttgagcTGATTTTATGTCTCATTACTGGTTATGAATAACATGGAGGTGATATTGTTGATCTCTAGCTTAATTGGCTCAGTGTGGACTTCAATAATTGGAAAGACTGGGAGGATGACTCAGATGAAGACATGTCGAATTTTGACCGTTTCTCTGAG encodes:
- the Ptges3 gene encoding prostaglandin E synthase 3, with the translated sequence MQPASAKWYDRRDYVFIEFCVEDSKDVNVNFEKSKLTFSCLGGSDNFKHLNEIDLFHCIDPNDSKHKRTDRSILCCLRKGESGQSWPRLTKERAKLNWLSVDFNNWKDWEDDSDEDMSNFDRFSEMMDHMGGDEDVDLPEVDGADDDSQDSDDEKMPDLE